A section of the Prochlorococcus marinus XMU1402 genome encodes:
- the fabI gene encoding enoyl-ACP reductase FabI, with protein sequence MLLNLTGKKILVTGIANNRSIAWGIAQQLSKAGAELGITYLPDDKGRFESKVRELTEPLNPSLFLPLDVQNPAQIEEIFKNIKNNWGQLDGLVHCLAFAGRDELIGDYSATTSEGFDRALNISAYSLAPLCKAAKPLFSDGAGVVSLTYLGSERAIPNYNVMGVAKAALEASVRYLSAELGPEKQVRVNAISAGPIRTLASSAIGGILDMIHNVEEKAPLRRTVTQTEVGNTAAFLLSDLSSGISGQTIYVDAGYCINGM encoded by the coding sequence ATGCTTCTAAATCTAACTGGCAAAAAAATTCTTGTTACGGGAATTGCCAACAATCGTTCAATAGCATGGGGTATCGCTCAACAACTTTCAAAAGCTGGTGCAGAACTTGGAATAACATATTTGCCTGATGATAAGGGAAGATTCGAATCTAAAGTTAGAGAACTAACTGAACCTTTAAACCCATCGTTATTTTTGCCTCTTGATGTTCAAAATCCAGCTCAAATTGAAGAAATCTTTAAAAATATAAAAAACAATTGGGGACAACTTGACGGATTAGTTCACTGCCTAGCATTTGCAGGACGCGATGAATTAATTGGAGATTATAGTGCTACCACTTCAGAGGGTTTTGATAGGGCTCTAAATATAAGTGCTTATTCGTTAGCACCTTTATGTAAAGCAGCAAAACCACTTTTTAGTGATGGTGCTGGAGTTGTCTCATTAACTTATTTAGGATCAGAAAGGGCGATTCCTAACTATAACGTGATGGGAGTTGCTAAAGCAGCTTTAGAAGCTTCAGTAAGATATCTCTCTGCAGAACTTGGTCCCGAAAAACAAGTTAGAGTTAACGCAATAAGTGCTGGGCCTATAAGGACACTTGCGAGTTCTGCTATAGGTGGCATTTTAGATATGATTCACAATGTTGAAGAAAAGGCTCCTTTACGCAGAACAGTCACTCAAACAGAAGTAGGTAATACTGCTGCTTTTTTATTGAGTGATCTCTCTAGCGGCATTTCAGGCCAAACAATTTATGTTGATGCGGGTTACTGCATTAATGGAATGTAA
- a CDS encoding carotenoid oxygenase family protein, whose amino-acid sequence MTNLQDKKIDKFKIFNKEDWSSAYQNVEKELTKKPLTIRKGNNIKNLNGTLLRNGPGILERGGQWVHHPFDGDGMITSIKFENGQPFLTNRFVKTKGYLEEEKINKFIYRGVFGTQKNGGILNNVLDLKFKNIANTHVIKLGDEILALWEAAGPHAMDPDSLDTIGLTTLKGVLKPNEAFSAHPKKDLNSNESSELLVTFGVQTGPKSTIRLMEFNNAGTNSGELIFDRKDTFNGFAFLHDFAITTNWAIFLQNAIDFNPLPFVMGQRGAAQCLKSNPNKKAKFFIIPRESGLFRGQPPLTIDAPEGFVFHHVNAFEKDSKIVLDSIFYDDFPSVGPDENFRDIDFDKYPEGKLKRSIIDLKKKTSELETLSEQCCEFAVVNPKNLGLKATFSWMASTSQKLGNAPLQAIKKINLSSKEEISWSAGPSGFVSEPIMVPSENSAQEDEGFIFILLWNGERRGSDLVILDAKDLKELAVYELPISIPHGLHGSWVNGI is encoded by the coding sequence GTGACTAATTTACAAGATAAAAAAATTGATAAATTTAAAATTTTTAATAAAGAAGATTGGTCAAGTGCGTATCAAAATGTAGAAAAAGAGCTTACTAAAAAGCCTCTAACAATTAGGAAAGGTAATAATATTAAAAATTTAAATGGAACATTATTAAGAAATGGACCAGGAATACTAGAGAGAGGAGGCCAATGGGTACATCATCCATTTGATGGCGATGGAATGATAACTTCAATAAAATTCGAAAATGGTCAGCCATTTTTAACAAATAGATTTGTTAAAACTAAAGGCTATTTGGAAGAAGAAAAAATAAATAAATTTATTTATAGAGGTGTTTTTGGGACACAAAAAAATGGCGGAATTTTAAATAATGTATTAGATCTAAAATTCAAGAATATTGCTAATACTCATGTCATTAAATTAGGAGATGAAATTCTCGCATTATGGGAAGCAGCCGGTCCGCATGCAATGGATCCTGATAGTCTTGACACTATTGGTTTAACAACATTAAAAGGGGTACTCAAGCCTAACGAAGCATTCAGTGCTCATCCTAAAAAAGACCTAAACTCAAATGAATCTTCAGAACTTTTAGTCACTTTTGGAGTACAAACCGGGCCAAAAAGTACCATTAGATTAATGGAATTCAATAATGCTGGTACAAATTCTGGAGAGCTCATTTTTGACAGAAAAGATACTTTTAATGGCTTTGCATTCCTTCATGATTTCGCAATTACAACTAATTGGGCAATATTTTTACAGAATGCTATTGATTTCAATCCTCTTCCATTTGTAATGGGTCAAAGAGGAGCAGCACAATGTCTAAAGTCAAACCCAAATAAAAAGGCAAAGTTTTTTATCATCCCCAGAGAAAGTGGATTATTTAGAGGTCAGCCACCGTTAACAATAGATGCTCCAGAAGGATTCGTTTTTCATCATGTAAATGCTTTTGAAAAAGATTCCAAAATCGTATTAGATAGTATTTTTTATGATGATTTCCCATCAGTTGGTCCAGACGAGAATTTTAGGGATATTGACTTTGATAAATATCCAGAAGGAAAACTGAAAAGATCAATTATCGATCTAAAGAAAAAAACTAGTGAACTTGAAACTTTAAGTGAACAATGTTGTGAATTTGCTGTTGTTAATCCTAAAAACTTAGGATTAAAAGCAACTTTTAGTTGGATGGCAAGCACATCTCAAAAGCTGGGTAATGCTCCACTTCAAGCAATAAAAAAAATAAATTTATCTTCTAAGGAAGAGATTTCTTGGTCAGCAGGCCCAAGTGGATTCGTAAGTGAACCAATTATGGTTCCATCAGAAAACTCTGCACAAGAAGATGAGGGATTTATATTTATACTTTTATGGAACGGAGAAAGAAGAGGGAGCGATTTAGTGATATTAGACGCAAAAGACTTAAAAGAATTAGCTGTTTATGAATTACCCATTTCAATTCCTCATGGCCTTCATGGATCTTGGGTTAATGGAATTTAA
- the hisB gene encoding imidazoleglycerol-phosphate dehydratase HisB, giving the protein MSSLRQSEIKRKTNETDISVFINLDGNGISEIDTGIPFLDHMLHQISSHGLFDLKIKAIGDTHIDDHHTNEDVGIALGKAFSKALGERKGISRFGHFFAPLDEALVQVTLDCSGRPHLSYDLQLKAPRIGNYDTELVREFFIAFVNNSGITLHINQIRGSNSHHIVEACFKAFSRAMRMATEIDLRRSDSIPSSKGILEND; this is encoded by the coding sequence ATGTCATCTCTAAGACAATCTGAAATAAAAAGAAAAACGAATGAAACAGATATTTCTGTATTTATAAACTTAGATGGAAATGGGATTTCTGAGATTGATACAGGGATACCATTCTTAGATCATATGCTTCATCAAATATCCAGTCATGGTTTGTTCGATTTAAAAATAAAAGCAATTGGAGATACCCATATTGATGATCATCATACAAATGAAGATGTAGGAATCGCATTAGGCAAAGCATTTTCAAAAGCCCTGGGAGAAAGAAAAGGAATAAGCAGATTTGGACATTTCTTTGCCCCATTAGATGAAGCATTAGTTCAAGTAACTCTAGACTGCTCTGGCAGACCACATCTTTCTTATGATCTTCAACTAAAAGCCCCTAGAATAGGAAATTATGATACTGAACTAGTAAGAGAGTTTTTTATTGCCTTTGTAAATAACAGCGGTATTACTCTGCATATTAATCAAATACGAGGAAGTAATTCACATCATATAGTTGAGGCGTGCTTTAAAGCTTTTTCAAGAGCAATGAGAATGGCTACCGAAATAGATCTAAGAAGATCTGATTCAATTCCAAGCAGTAAAGGAATTTTAGAAAATGATTAA
- a CDS encoding thioredoxin family protein, producing the protein MVRTNSMVLQLGFQLPNFEMLNANSSKNEYFNSHNLDNRHLLLMFVCAHCPFVKYIENQIFTLSKEIENTVQTVAISSNDIVTHPSDSPNNLRLQAQSQGWSFPYLYDENQNFAKELKAACTPDFYLFSNKGDGDFLLFYHGQLDDSRPGNNIPLSGKDLRSAVRDLNQDNSYPSNQIPSLGCNIKWTPGKEPSWFK; encoded by the coding sequence ATGGTCAGAACAAATTCTATGGTTTTGCAACTAGGTTTTCAATTACCTAATTTCGAAATGTTAAATGCTAATTCTTCAAAAAATGAATATTTTAATTCTCATAATCTAGATAATCGGCATTTACTTTTAATGTTTGTTTGTGCCCATTGCCCATTTGTTAAATATATTGAGAATCAAATTTTCACTTTAAGTAAAGAAATTGAAAATACAGTTCAAACAGTTGCAATCTCTAGTAATGATATTGTCACTCACCCTTCAGATTCTCCTAATAATTTGAGATTACAAGCACAATCACAGGGATGGAGTTTTCCTTATTTATATGATGAAAATCAAAATTTTGCTAAGGAATTAAAAGCCGCTTGTACTCCAGATTTTTATCTTTTTTCAAATAAAGGAGATGGTGATTTTTTATTGTTTTATCATGGCCAATTAGACGACAGTAGACCAGGTAATAATATCCCTCTTTCTGGTAAAGATTTGCGCTCTGCTGTAAGAGATTTAAATCAAGATAATTCTTATCCTTCAAATCAGATACCTTCTTTAGGTTGCAATATTAAATGGACTCCTGGTAAAGAACCAAGTTGGTTTAAATGA
- the rdgB gene encoding RdgB/HAM1 family non-canonical purine NTP pyrophosphatase, whose protein sequence is MKNLYLASKNKGKIEEYKKLLAGVNCKLLLQPESLDVEENGLTFRDNAIKKASEVSRKTNNFSIADDSGICIEALDGKPGIYSSRYAENDQKRIARVLKELDGLQNRSAFFIANICVCSPNGEVIIESEAKCHGNIILKPRGKGGFGYDPIFEERSTRLTFAEMSDDIKDSCSHRGKALKKIIPDLIEIFS, encoded by the coding sequence ATGAAAAATTTATATTTAGCCAGTAAGAATAAAGGTAAAATTGAAGAATATAAGAAATTGCTTGCTGGAGTTAATTGTAAATTATTACTCCAGCCAGAATCATTAGATGTTGAAGAGAATGGACTGACATTTAGAGATAATGCAATTAAAAAAGCGAGTGAAGTTTCTAGAAAAACTAATAATTTCTCGATAGCAGATGATTCAGGAATTTGTATTGAAGCATTAGATGGTAAACCTGGTATTTACTCATCTAGATATGCAGAAAATGATCAGAAGAGAATTGCACGAGTTTTAAAAGAACTTGATGGACTTCAAAATAGAAGTGCTTTCTTCATTGCCAATATTTGTGTTTGTTCCCCAAATGGTGAAGTGATTATTGAATCTGAGGCCAAATGTCATGGCAATATTATTTTAAAACCGAGAGGAAAAGGTGGTTTTGGGTATGACCCAATTTTTGAGGAGAGATCTACCAGATTAACTTTCGCAGAAATGAGTGATGATATTAAAGACTCTTGTAGTCATAGAGGAAAAGCATTAAAAAAAATTATTCCAGATTTAATTGAAATTTTTTCTTAA
- a CDS encoding DegT/DnrJ/EryC1/StrS family aminotransferase, translating to MQIPPFTLNRQYQEIGSEIESEVSKVLKGGQYIGGQEIAKFEESFSNLIGVENTIGCNSGTDALVLALRALDIGVGDEVITSSFSFFATAEAISAVGANPILVDIDPQTYLINAELIEQEINSNTKAIMPVHLFGNAVNMTLIKSLANKYDLKVIEDCAQATCTMWQNSKVGSIGDIGCFSFFPTKNLGAAGDGGAVTTSDHKIAKKIRELAVHGSPIRYHHTQIGYNSRLDTIQAAILNIKIKYISKWINNRQKIAKNYLDLLEKNPFISFPKISSDSISHSWNQFVIKLRNDKYFLNEDFSNLFDTDCKKYYSLRNLVKKQLFEKGINSIIYYPIPIHAQIAYKNKNFSRTKLINTERICTEVLSLPMFPEISYEEQVYVAENLNKVLKNSIEEIQISA from the coding sequence ATGCAGATACCTCCATTTACTTTAAATAGGCAGTACCAAGAAATTGGCTCTGAAATTGAGAGTGAGGTTTCTAAAGTTTTAAAAGGTGGCCAGTATATCGGAGGACAAGAAATTGCCAAATTTGAGGAGAGTTTTTCCAATCTGATTGGTGTTGAAAATACTATTGGATGTAATAGTGGAACTGATGCTTTGGTATTAGCTTTGCGCGCATTAGATATTGGTGTGGGTGATGAAGTTATTACCTCATCCTTTAGCTTTTTTGCGACTGCAGAGGCAATTAGTGCAGTTGGCGCTAATCCTATTTTGGTAGATATAGATCCTCAAACTTATCTCATTAATGCTGAACTAATAGAACAAGAAATAAATTCTAATACCAAGGCAATTATGCCAGTTCATTTATTTGGGAATGCAGTGAATATGACCTTAATAAAATCTTTAGCCAACAAATATGACTTAAAAGTAATCGAAGATTGTGCTCAGGCAACATGCACAATGTGGCAAAATTCCAAAGTTGGTAGTATCGGTGATATAGGCTGTTTTAGCTTTTTCCCTACTAAGAATTTAGGAGCTGCTGGAGATGGTGGAGCAGTAACAACTTCAGATCATAAGATTGCCAAAAAAATAAGAGAACTGGCTGTTCATGGTAGCCCAATAAGATATCACCATACACAAATAGGATATAACAGCAGACTTGATACCATTCAAGCTGCAATATTAAACATTAAAATTAAATATATTTCTAAGTGGATTAATAATCGCCAAAAAATTGCTAAAAATTACCTTGATTTATTAGAAAAAAATCCATTTATTAGTTTTCCAAAAATTAGCTCTGATTCAATTTCCCATTCTTGGAATCAATTTGTCATCAAATTAAGAAACGATAAATATTTTTTAAATGAAGATTTTTCAAATTTATTTGATACTGATTGCAAAAAATACTATTCCTTAAGGAATTTGGTAAAAAAACAACTTTTTGAAAAAGGTATTAATTCAATTATTTATTACCCAATTCCAATACACGCACAAATAGCTTACAAAAATAAAAATTTTTCTAGAACAAAACTCATAAATACAGAGAGAATTTGTACAGAAGTTCTTAGTCTTCCAATGTTTCCTGAAATTTCTTATGAAGAGCAAGTTTATGTTGCAGAAAATTTAAATAAAGTTTTAAAGAATTCTATAGAGGAAATTCAAATTTCAGCATAA